The Opitutaceae bacterium genome has a window encoding:
- a CDS encoding Gfo/Idh/MocA family oxidoreductase, translating to MAKKIGVIGAGGMLRYHLEGFRAAGAEVVAIADVSEAAVRRAADANGIPQVFTDPEVMLKEAKIDGVSIIVPNKFHAPLALKALKAGKHVFCEKPPALNAREVKTLIAAAKTARRQLMFNFNNRARPESYAMMDYIRNGTVGRINSAQAKWIRRTGIPGFGGWFTNKALSGGGPLIDLLHMLDLAMYFMGYPEPEYVMAQTFSEFITDKSFKGPWGIPDVAKGVTDVENAVHGFVRFKTGQVISLQNSWAEMIKREEVSVVFQGTGAGGMVQRLFGSDGLDETGIDTCELYVQEHGRSVNRQIIVPQDETMGRVRSAMNFVLAIEGKEKPLNTPDEALSLMKIIDATYESARTGKPVRCR from the coding sequence ATGGCCAAGAAAATCGGAGTAATCGGCGCGGGCGGCATGCTGCGCTATCATCTGGAAGGATTCCGCGCGGCGGGCGCTGAAGTCGTCGCCATCGCCGACGTGAGTGAAGCGGCCGTCCGGCGGGCGGCTGATGCCAACGGCATTCCCCAGGTTTTCACCGACCCGGAGGTCATGTTGAAAGAGGCGAAGATCGACGGCGTCTCCATAATCGTGCCCAACAAATTCCACGCTCCGTTGGCCCTGAAGGCCCTCAAGGCGGGCAAGCACGTTTTCTGCGAGAAGCCGCCCGCCCTCAATGCCAGGGAGGTCAAGACCCTGATCGCGGCAGCCAAGACGGCCCGGCGTCAACTGATGTTCAACTTCAACAACCGGGCCCGGCCGGAGTCCTACGCCATGATGGACTATATCCGGAACGGGACGGTCGGCCGGATCAATTCCGCCCAGGCCAAATGGATCCGCCGGACGGGGATTCCCGGCTTCGGAGGCTGGTTCACGAACAAGGCCCTCAGCGGCGGAGGCCCGCTCATCGACCTCCTCCACATGCTGGACCTGGCCATGTATTTCATGGGATATCCAGAACCTGAATACGTGATGGCCCAGACCTTTTCCGAGTTCATCACGGACAAGTCCTTCAAAGGCCCCTGGGGCATACCGGATGTGGCCAAGGGGGTGACCGATGTCGAGAACGCCGTTCACGGATTCGTCAGGTTCAAGACAGGCCAGGTGATCTCCCTGCAGAACTCCTGGGCCGAGATGATCAAGCGCGAGGAGGTCTCGGTCGTCTTCCAGGGCACCGGAGCCGGCGGCATGGTCCAGCGCCTTTTCGGAAGCGACGGCCTCGACGAGACCGGAATCGATACCTGCGAACTCTACGTCCAGGAACATGGCCGGTCGGTCAATCGTCAGATCATCGTCCCGCAGGACGAGACCATGGGCCGGGTCCGGTCGGCGATGAACTTTGTCCTCGCCATCGAGGGCAAGGAGAAGCCGCTGAACACGCCCGACGAAGCCCTGTCCCTGATGAAGATCATCGACGCGACCTATGAATCCGCAAGGACCGGCAAGCCGGTGC